Proteins found in one Cataglyphis hispanica isolate Lineage 1 chromosome 15, ULB_Chis1_1.0, whole genome shotgun sequence genomic segment:
- the LOC126854895 gene encoding uncharacterized protein LOC126854895: MLNPCTSCHNARLIVVVMLVVTMYYPALIDTAVVRSEILDEQLLLRALSGPRYTRISRSTENSDEKDTPVRYCNSACGWAVYHPYMRTIEYFMRNTCECPDKSYKCVRSGDDLSASAYVYRCRQNTTANEIEFPEDAN, from the exons ATGTTGAATCCGTGTACGAGCTGCCACAACGCGAGGCTAATCGTCGTTGTCATGCTCGTGGTCACCATGTATTACCCGGCTTTGATTGACACGGCGGTGGTCCGTTCCGAG ATATTGGATGAGCAGTTACTGCTTAGAGCTCTGAGTGGTCCTAGGTATACAAGAATCTCACGGTCCACGGAAAACAGTGACGAGAAGGATACGCCGGTACGATATTGTAATTCGGCTTGCGGATGGGCGGTCTACCATCCGTACATGCGCACCATTGAATACTTTATGAGAAACAC CTGCGAGTGCCCGGACAAGAGCTACAAGTGCGTGCGCTCCGGCGACGATCTGTCCGCGAGCGCGTATGTGTACCGCTGCCGCCAGAACACGACGGCGAACGAAATCGAGTTTCCGGAGGACGCCAACTGA